The following are from one region of the Actinomycetota bacterium genome:
- a CDS encoding dihydroorotase: protein MSNYLIAGGRVIDPANNIDEIADVLIERGKIAAVGSDLSGSAPDGVERIDATGKVVAPGLVDIHVHLREPGRADEETVESGLRAAVRGGFTSVACMPNTDPVCDSAAVVEYVLQRVEEVGFGNAFPIAAITQGLKGEKLSEMGELVGAGAVAFSDDGKCVTNGQLMRRALEYTKTWDKAIISHAEDGFLAHGGQMHEGYWSTVLGLKGIPAAAEEVVVARDIILAEFTGGRLHIAHLSTAGSLELVRLAKERGIRVTCEVTPHHLVLTDENVRDYDTNFKVNPPLRPQEHLEAVRQGLRDGVIDAIASDHAPHARHEKEMEFDYAPFGLIGLETTLALILTEIVGKGVISLPEAIALMSINPARILGIDRGTLSVGASADVIILDTNAQHEVDSLRFESKSNNTPYAGWSLKGVVEDVFCAGKTVIRNNVFVV from the coding sequence TTGAGTAATTATTTGATTGCCGGCGGGCGGGTCATCGACCCCGCGAATAATATAGATGAGATAGCGGACGTTTTGATTGAGCGCGGCAAGATAGCGGCGGTCGGAAGCGATTTGAGCGGCAGCGCGCCGGACGGTGTCGAGAGAATCGACGCTACGGGCAAGGTCGTGGCGCCGGGACTCGTCGATATCCACGTTCACCTGCGCGAGCCCGGTCGGGCCGACGAGGAGACGGTCGAAAGCGGCCTGCGGGCGGCGGTCCGCGGCGGCTTTACGAGCGTGGCTTGCATGCCCAACACCGACCCGGTCTGCGATTCGGCGGCGGTCGTCGAGTACGTATTGCAGCGGGTCGAGGAGGTCGGTTTCGGTAACGCGTTTCCAATCGCCGCCATCACGCAAGGCCTCAAAGGCGAGAAGCTCTCCGAGATGGGGGAGCTTGTGGGCGCCGGAGCGGTCGCGTTTTCGGACGACGGCAAATGTGTGACCAACGGCCAACTGATGAGGCGGGCACTCGAATATACGAAGACTTGGGATAAGGCGATAATATCCCACGCCGAGGACGGTTTTCTCGCCCACGGCGGGCAGATGCACGAGGGTTACTGGTCGACGGTTTTAGGCTTGAAGGGGATACCCGCCGCCGCCGAAGAGGTAGTCGTGGCGCGCGATATCATCCTCGCCGAGTTCACGGGGGGCAGGTTGCACATCGCGCATCTCAGCACCGCCGGGAGCCTTGAGCTGGTGAGGCTGGCGAAGGAGCGGGGGATACGGGTGACCTGCGAGGTCACGCCGCACCACCTGGTTCTCACCGACGAAAACGTGCGGGACTACGATACTAATTTTAAGGTCAACCCGCCGCTTCGCCCGCAAGAGCACCTCGAGGCGGTGCGCCAAGGCTTAAGAGACGGTGTTATCGACGCAATCGCCAGCGACCACGCGCCACACGCGCGCCACGAGAAGGAGATGGAGTTTGACTACGCGCCGTTCGGGCTCATCGGGCTCGAGACGACGCTCGCACTTATATTGACGGAGATTGTGGGGAAGGGCGTTATCAGCCTGCCGGAGGCCATAGCGCTTATGAGTATAAACCCGGCCCGCATTCTCGGTATCGACAGAGGAACGCTCTCTGTCGGAGCGTCCGCCGATGTAATTATATTAGACACTAACGCTCAGCATGAGGTAGATTCTTTAAGGTTCGAATCTAAGAGCAACAACACACCCTATGCAGGATGGTCGCTAAAAGGCGTGGTAGAAGATGTGTTTTGCGCGGGCAAAACGGTGATACGTAACAATGTATTTGTGGTTTAG
- the carA gene encoding glutamine-hydrolyzing carbamoyl-phosphate synthase small subunit produces MGILKKKKAILALEDGRVFHGYGFGASGEKTGEVVFNTSMTGYQEILTDPSYAGQIVTMTYPLIGNYGVNDEDNESRRPFVEGFVVREASSMYSNWRAETSLRDFLTEYGVVGIEGVDTRALTKHIRSAGVMRGVISVGDKNVAEVVERAKNAPSMVGADLVKEVTVDEPYSWGDGGGLYKIVAFDYGMKTNILRQLAEAGCDIRVVPAGTSAGEVLAMNPDGIFLSNGPGDPAAVTYAIDAIRELIGKKPLFGICLGHQLLVLALGGKTYKLKFGHRGGNQPVKNLLNGRVEITSQNHGFAVDPASLSIEEKAWRVGRTIPEGGWPGKSDFGPVEVTHINLSDGTVEGLRCLDVPAYSVQYHPEAAPGPHDAEYLFDRFIEMMAAK; encoded by the coding sequence ATGGGTATCTTAAAGAAGAAAAAGGCGATTTTAGCGCTCGAAGACGGCAGAGTCTTCCATGGCTACGGTTTCGGGGCGTCCGGCGAGAAGACCGGCGAGGTCGTCTTCAATACCAGCATGACGGGCTATCAGGAGATATTGACCGACCCCTCATACGCCGGGCAAATCGTCACCATGACCTATCCGCTTATCGGCAACTACGGTGTCAACGACGAGGACAACGAATCGCGCAGGCCGTTTGTCGAGGGATTTGTCGTGCGCGAAGCGTCGAGCATGTATAGCAATTGGCGGGCTGAGACCTCGCTCCGGGATTTTCTCACGGAGTACGGCGTCGTCGGGATAGAAGGAGTCGACACCAGGGCGCTGACGAAGCACATCAGGAGCGCAGGCGTCATGCGCGGGGTTATCTCGGTCGGTGATAAGAATGTCGCGGAGGTTGTAGAGAGGGCGAAAAACGCGCCTTCGATGGTCGGAGCCGACCTGGTAAAGGAGGTTACCGTCGATGAACCCTACTCCTGGGGCGATGGCGGCGGATTATATAAGATAGTCGCTTTCGACTATGGGATGAAGACCAATATACTTCGGCAGCTCGCCGAGGCGGGCTGCGATATACGCGTGGTGCCGGCAGGCACATCCGCCGGCGAGGTGCTGGCGATGAACCCGGACGGGATATTTTTGTCCAACGGCCCGGGAGACCCGGCGGCGGTGACCTATGCGATAGACGCGATTCGAGAACTTATCGGCAAAAAGCCGCTCTTCGGTATCTGCCTCGGCCACCAGTTGCTTGTCCTCGCTTTGGGCGGCAAGACCTACAAACTAAAGTTCGGCCATCGCGGCGGCAACCAACCGGTCAAGAACCTGCTCAATGGTCGTGTCGAGATAACGAGCCAGAATCACGGTTTCGCGGTCGACCCGGCGTCGCTCAGTATCGAGGAGAAAGCTTGGCGGGTAGGGCGGACGATACCCGAGGGCGGTTGGCCCGGTAAGAGCGATTTCGGGCCGGTCGAAGTAACCCATATCAACTTGAGCGACGGCACGGTCGAGGGCCTGCGCTGCCTCGATGTACCGGCTTACTCGGTCCAATATCACCCGGAGGCGGCTCCGGGGCCGCACGATGCCGAGTATCTGTTCGACCGGTTTATAGAGATGATGGCCGCGAAGTAG
- the carB gene encoding carbamoyl-phosphate synthase large subunit yields the protein MPRRDDIKKILIIGSGPIIIGQACEFDYSGTQACKVLEEDGYEVVLVNSNPATIMTDPEFATRTYIEPITPEIVERIIAKERPQALLPTLGGQTGLNVAVALAESGVLEKYDVELIGAKLPAIRMAEDRSAFKAAMVKLGFEVPKSGFAYNLNDALELAEELGFPLVVRPSFTLGGTGGGIAFNQEEYINIVSNGLMLSPVTELLIEESVIGWKEYELEVMRDLNDNVVIICTIENLDPMGVHTGDSITVAPAQTLTDVEYQKLRDASIEIIREIGVETGGSNIQFAVEPETGRIVIVEMNPRVSRSSALASKATGFPIAKIAAALAVGYTLDEIANDITKKTPASFEPTIDYVVTKIPRWAFEKFPETDQALTTKMKSVGEAMAIGRTFKESLQKAIRSLEIDRYGLGGDGKDEISPDDLNTKLAVPNQDRLFYIKYALETGMSIEKIHDLTKIDPWFIDQIRQIAEAEDEIAGYKLEDIPDELLYEAKRYGFSDRQLAYLTGSTELEVREHRKKAGVVATFKTVDTCGAEFEAYTPYYYSTYETECEVRESDRPKIMILGSGPNRIGQGIEFDYCCVHAAFALKEEGFETIMVNCNPETVSTDYDTSDRLYFEPLTYEDVMNIVEKEKPQGVIVQFGGQTPLKLAKALGAAGVPIIGTSPDNIDLAEDRKRFDVLLRRLNINQPPNGTATSYLEALDVARQIGFPVLVRPSYVLGGRAMEIVYSEDSLEAYVAKAVKASPDHPILIDKFLEGAIEVDVDALCDGEEVLVGGIMEHIEEAGVHSGDSACVIPPYTLGEEIIGQIKEYTVLLAKELRVRGLLNIQYAVQGETVYVLEVNPRASRTVPFVSKSIGVPLAKIAAKVMAGKTLRELGYLEIPPIGHVSIKEAVLPFGRFPEVDTVLGPEMKSTGEVMGIDKSFGIAFAKAQLSAGLSLPKAGSVFISVRNSDKRSIIFLAKKLHDMGFKIYATKGTATMLRRNGISAEAAKKVQEGRPNVVDLIKNRTVDLVINTPWGKGTRKDGYEIRTNAAVYGIPSITTLAAASAVVQGIEALNSGELDVKAIQDYHKELLP from the coding sequence ATGCCAAGAAGAGACGACATCAAGAAAATCTTAATAATCGGTTCGGGGCCGATAATTATCGGCCAGGCCTGCGAGTTCGATTACTCGGGAACCCAGGCCTGCAAGGTGCTGGAGGAAGACGGATATGAGGTGGTTTTGGTCAACAGCAACCCGGCCACCATCATGACCGACCCTGAATTCGCCACACGGACCTATATCGAGCCTATTACGCCCGAGATAGTCGAGCGCATTATCGCGAAGGAGAGGCCGCAGGCGCTTTTGCCGACACTCGGCGGGCAGACCGGCTTGAATGTCGCCGTCGCTCTGGCCGAAAGCGGAGTCCTCGAGAAGTATGACGTCGAGTTAATCGGCGCTAAATTGCCCGCTATTAGGATGGCGGAGGATAGGAGCGCGTTTAAGGCCGCGATGGTTAAGCTCGGCTTCGAGGTGCCCAAAAGCGGGTTCGCTTACAACCTCAACGACGCGCTCGAACTGGCCGAAGAACTCGGATTTCCGCTGGTCGTCAGGCCAAGCTTCACGCTGGGCGGCACCGGCGGCGGCATAGCATTCAACCAGGAAGAATATATTAATATCGTCTCTAACGGCCTCATGCTCAGCCCGGTCACCGAGCTGCTCATCGAAGAATCGGTCATAGGCTGGAAAGAATACGAACTCGAGGTCATGCGCGACCTCAACGATAACGTAGTCATAATCTGCACCATCGAAAACCTCGACCCGATGGGTGTCCATACCGGCGACAGCATTACGGTGGCGCCGGCGCAGACGCTCACCGATGTCGAGTATCAAAAACTGCGCGATGCTTCGATAGAGATCATTCGCGAGATAGGCGTGGAGACCGGCGGCTCCAACATCCAATTTGCCGTAGAGCCCGAGACCGGGCGTATCGTAATCGTCGAGATGAACCCGAGGGTCAGCCGCAGCTCGGCGCTGGCTTCGAAGGCGACCGGTTTTCCTATCGCCAAGATAGCGGCGGCGCTCGCCGTCGGGTACACGCTCGACGAGATAGCCAACGACATCACCAAGAAAACCCCGGCGTCGTTCGAGCCGACCATCGACTATGTGGTAACGAAGATACCGCGCTGGGCGTTTGAGAAGTTTCCCGAGACCGACCAGGCGCTGACGACGAAGATGAAATCGGTCGGCGAGGCTATGGCTATCGGGCGAACCTTCAAGGAGTCGCTGCAGAAAGCTATCCGTTCGCTCGAAATAGACCGCTACGGCCTGGGCGGCGACGGCAAAGACGAGATATCGCCGGATGATTTGAATACAAAGCTCGCCGTGCCCAATCAAGACCGCCTTTTCTATATAAAATACGCCCTGGAGACAGGGATGAGTATCGAAAAAATACACGACCTCACAAAGATCGACCCGTGGTTCATCGACCAGATTCGCCAGATAGCCGAGGCCGAGGACGAAATCGCCGGCTACAAACTCGAGGATATCCCCGACGAGCTGCTCTATGAGGCGAAGCGCTACGGCTTCTCCGACCGTCAGCTCGCATATCTTACCGGCTCCACCGAGTTAGAGGTGCGCGAGCATCGCAAAAAAGCCGGGGTTGTCGCGACCTTCAAGACCGTCGACACCTGCGGCGCCGAGTTCGAGGCTTACACGCCGTATTATTACTCTACTTATGAGACCGAGTGTGAGGTTCGCGAATCGGACAGACCTAAGATAATGATTTTGGGAAGCGGCCCCAACCGAATCGGGCAGGGCATCGAGTTCGACTACTGTTGCGTCCATGCCGCCTTCGCGCTCAAAGAAGAAGGTTTCGAGACCATCATGGTCAACTGTAACCCCGAGACCGTCTCCACCGACTACGATACGTCGGACCGGCTCTACTTCGAGCCGCTCACCTACGAGGATGTTATGAATATCGTGGAAAAAGAGAAACCGCAAGGTGTTATTGTCCAGTTCGGCGGGCAGACGCCCCTAAAGCTGGCGAAGGCGCTCGGAGCGGCGGGCGTCCCAATTATCGGGACATCGCCCGATAATATCGACCTCGCCGAGGACCGCAAGCGCTTCGACGTACTTTTACGAAGGCTCAATATCAACCAGCCGCCAAACGGGACGGCTACCTCTTACTTGGAAGCGCTCGACGTGGCGCGGCAAATCGGCTTTCCGGTGCTGGTGCGGCCGTCTTACGTGCTGGGCGGACGCGCGATGGAAATCGTCTACTCCGAGGATAGTCTCGAGGCATATGTCGCCAAAGCGGTCAAAGCCTCTCCCGACCACCCTATCTTGATCGATAAGTTCCTGGAGGGCGCCATCGAGGTCGACGTCGATGCCCTCTGCGACGGTGAAGAGGTCTTAGTCGGCGGCATCATGGAGCACATCGAGGAAGCGGGGGTACATTCAGGCGACAGTGCTTGCGTTATCCCGCCTTATACTCTGGGCGAGGAGATCATAGGCCAAATAAAGGAATACACCGTGCTGTTGGCGAAAGAACTACGGGTGCGGGGACTTCTCAATATACAGTATGCGGTACAGGGCGAGACCGTCTACGTCCTGGAGGTAAACCCGCGTGCTTCGCGAACAGTGCCCTTTGTCAGCAAATCTATCGGAGTGCCCCTGGCCAAGATCGCCGCGAAAGTCATGGCGGGCAAAACCCTGCGTGAGCTGGGCTATCTGGAGATTCCGCCAATAGGGCATGTTTCGATAAAAGAGGCGGTCTTACCGTTCGGGAGATTCCCTGAGGTCGACACGGTTCTCGGCCCGGAGATGAAGTCGACCGGCGAGGTAATGGGCATCGATAAATCATTCGGGATAGCGTTTGCCAAAGCGCAGCTGAGCGCCGGTTTGAGCCTGCCGAAGGCGGGAAGCGTCTTCATCAGCGTGCGAAACAGCGACAAGCGTTCGATTATATTTTTGGCTAAAAAGCTCCACGATATGGGCTTTAAGATATACGCGACCAAGGGGACCGCGACCATGTTGCGCCGAAACGGCATTAGCGCCGAGGCGGCGAAGAAAGTTCAAGAGGGACGGCCTAATGTCGTCGACCTTATCAAGAACCGCACGGTCGATTTGGTCATCAACACACCTTGGGGCAAGGGCACGCGCAAGGACGGATACGAGATAAGGACCAACGCGGCGGTATACGGGATTCCATCCATAACGACCCTGGCGGCGGCTTCGGCGGTCGTGCAAGGCATCGAGGCTCTCAACAGCGGTGAGCTGGACGTCAAGGCTATCCAGGACTACCATAAGGAGTTACTTCCTTAA
- a CDS encoding dihydroorotate dehydrogenase electron transfer subunit, giving the protein MFQIKSDIIGKEEVMPGVFNLIIVSPEISRNARPGQFVHVLCPTDDGFMLRRPFSIHRVVPGRAFEILFRVVGRGTEALSRVKIHDTLDIIGPLGKGFKYSEDIRSALLIAGGLGTAPLLFLAEELVERQVLFYPMLGYMTKTQMLRYIDFKRLGKKTYAATEDGSFGHKGTVVDLLNRTVHNIRPEIIYACGPVGMLKKISETADEFGIECQVSLETKMACGIGVCLGCACVTKQGYKMACQDGPVFNARDILWGAEDYEKGLANGCGCDNAALSETDSAG; this is encoded by the coding sequence ATGTTTCAAATCAAATCGGACATCATCGGAAAAGAAGAGGTAATGCCGGGTGTATTTAACCTTATAATCGTCTCGCCCGAGATTTCAAGGAATGCTCGGCCGGGACAGTTCGTGCACGTTCTTTGCCCGACCGACGATGGTTTTATGCTTCGCAGGCCTTTCAGTATCCATCGCGTAGTTCCGGGTCGCGCATTCGAAATCCTCTTCCGGGTCGTCGGCAGGGGAACCGAAGCGCTTTCAAGGGTCAAGATACACGACACGCTCGATATCATCGGCCCGCTAGGAAAAGGTTTCAAATATTCCGAGGATATTCGGTCCGCGTTGCTTATAGCCGGCGGCCTTGGCACCGCTCCGTTGCTCTTTCTGGCCGAAGAACTCGTTGAGAGGCAAGTGCTCTTCTATCCTATGCTCGGATATATGACCAAGACGCAAATGTTGCGCTATATTGATTTTAAACGGCTGGGCAAGAAGACCTATGCGGCCACGGAAGACGGGAGTTTCGGTCACAAGGGAACCGTCGTCGACCTGCTCAACCGCACGGTACACAATATTCGGCCTGAAATTATCTATGCGTGCGGACCTGTCGGTATGCTAAAAAAAATATCGGAGACCGCGGATGAATTCGGTATCGAGTGCCAGGTGTCGCTCGAGACGAAGATGGCATGTGGTATCGGCGTCTGCTTGGGGTGCGCTTGCGTCACCAAACAGGGATATAAGATGGCCTGCCAAGACGGCCCGGTTTTCAATGCCCGCGACATCCTTTGGGGCGCGGAAGACTATGAAAAAGGACTCGCTAACGGGTGCGGTTGCGATAACGCGGCGCTCTCGGAGACGGATTCAGCGGGTTAA
- a CDS encoding dihydroorotate dehydrogenase, producing the protein MSVNLSVNLSGIKMKNPVMPASGTFGAGREYSELIDISRLGAIVAKTVTLKPRDGNIPPRLCEVSSGMLNSIGLQNEGIDHFLKYDLPFMKEFDIPIIVNIAGNSLEEYAQLCREIDRVEGVSGIELNISCPNIRAGGIAFGASSKLAEQVTAAARYNTQLPLIVKLTPNVYNISKIARAVTSAGADVISLINTMVGMSIDTNTFKPNLGNITGGLSGPAIKPIAVRMVWEVAQSVKIPIIGIGGISNALDAVEFFLAGASAVGVGTANFINPHAMTDIISGLEAYLVEKGFTDISRIIGKVKT; encoded by the coding sequence ATGAGTGTAAACTTAAGCGTTAATCTTTCAGGAATTAAAATGAAAAACCCGGTCATGCCGGCTTCCGGTACGTTTGGGGCGGGGCGCGAGTATAGCGAACTCATAGATATCAGCCGGCTCGGTGCGATAGTCGCCAAGACCGTTACATTAAAGCCGAGGGACGGGAATATCCCGCCGCGGCTCTGTGAGGTCTCATCGGGCATGCTGAACTCGATCGGCCTCCAAAACGAGGGAATAGACCACTTCCTTAAGTACGATCTTCCCTTCATGAAAGAGTTTGACATTCCCATTATCGTCAATATCGCCGGAAACAGCCTGGAGGAGTACGCGCAGCTTTGCAGGGAAATCGACCGCGTCGAGGGCGTAAGCGGTATCGAACTCAATATCTCTTGTCCTAATATAAGGGCGGGCGGGATCGCGTTCGGTGCTTCATCGAAGTTGGCCGAGCAAGTGACCGCGGCAGCCAGATATAACACACAACTCCCCCTAATCGTCAAGTTGACACCGAACGTTTATAACATATCGAAGATAGCGCGGGCCGTTACCAGCGCCGGAGCCGATGTCATCTCATTGATAAACACAATGGTCGGCATGTCCATCGATACCAATACCTTCAAGCCCAATCTAGGCAATATTACCGGCGGACTGAGCGGGCCGGCGATAAAGCCGATTGCGGTTCGCATGGTCTGGGAGGTAGCACAGAGTGTCAAAATACCGATTATCGGTATCGGAGGCATCTCGAACGCGCTCGACGCCGTAGAATTTTTCCTGGCGGGAGCGTCGGCGGTAGGCGTTGGTACGGCGAACTTTATAAACCCTCATGCCATGACCGATATCATCAGCGGGCTAGAGGCTTATCTCGTCGAAAAAGGCTTTACCGATATCAGCCGGATAATCGGAAAAGTCAAAACATAA
- the pyrF gene encoding orotidine-5'-phosphate decarboxylase: MYKPEERLIVALDVPTRKDVEQACAAIGDSAVFYKVGLQLFLPEGAGVLRYLKGRGLKVFLDLKLHDIPHQVAGACREIARMGADMTTVHTMGGVEMMRAAARAVRESALELGVKPPILLGVTVLTSLNQSQAGEIGIAAKISQHVVRLATLAKESGLDGVVASPLEVEAIRAAVGEDFVIVTPGIRSSADVVGDQKRVMSAADAIGAGSTYLVVGRPIMESDDPGKAAAAVAAEIVRALNART, translated from the coding sequence ATGTATAAGCCGGAAGAGCGTCTGATAGTCGCACTCGACGTGCCGACCCGAAAGGACGTCGAGCAAGCCTGTGCGGCGATTGGAGATAGCGCGGTTTTTTATAAAGTAGGCTTGCAACTCTTTCTTCCTGAAGGAGCAGGTGTTTTAAGGTATTTGAAAGGCCGGGGCCTAAAGGTCTTTCTCGACCTGAAACTCCATGATATTCCGCACCAGGTCGCCGGCGCGTGCCGCGAAATCGCCCGGATGGGCGCGGATATGACCACGGTACATACGATGGGCGGTGTCGAGATGATGCGCGCGGCGGCAAGAGCCGTGAGGGAATCCGCGCTTGAACTCGGGGTCAAACCGCCGATCCTTTTAGGTGTGACCGTCCTGACCAGTTTAAATCAATCTCAAGCTGGGGAAATAGGAATCGCCGCGAAGATTTCGCAACATGTCGTCCGGTTGGCGACTCTGGCGAAAGAGAGCGGCCTCGACGGCGTTGTGGCATCGCCGTTGGAGGTCGAGGCGATAAGGGCGGCCGTGGGAGAGGACTTTGTAATCGTGACACCGGGCATCAGGTCGTCGGCGGATGTCGTGGGCGACCAGAAACGAGTTATGAGTGCGGCGGACGCAATCGGGGCGGGGTCGACATATCTCGTGGTGGGAAGGCCCATAATGGAATCGGACGACCCCGGGAAGGCCGCCGCGGCGGTTGCCGCCGAAATAGTGCGAGCGCTGAACGCAAGAACGTAA
- a CDS encoding integration host factor encodes MPLPKLTEEQRQDALKKAAEARQKRAELRKQLKNGDVNVKEIISKTDDPIVSRMKVSSLLESLPGIGKARAQKIMQEAGISPTRRIQGLGSKQREILISSVGK; translated from the coding sequence ATGCCGTTACCGAAATTAACCGAGGAGCAAAGGCAAGACGCTCTCAAGAAAGCCGCGGAAGCCAGACAAAAAAGGGCTGAACTCAGGAAGCAGCTGAAAAACGGAGATGTCAATGTCAAGGAGATCATCTCTAAGACGGATGACCCGATTGTCTCGAGGATGAAGGTCAGCAGCTTGCTTGAGTCATTGCCGGGCATCGGCAAGGCCAGGGCTCAAAAGATTATGCAGGAGGCTGGAATCAGCCCGACCAGAAGAATCCAGGGTCTCGGCAGCAAGCAAAGAGAGATTCTTATCAGTTCGGTCGGTAAATAG
- the gmk gene encoding guanylate kinase, protein MVDAERKVFVISGPSGVGKGTLTQELLRRVPSITRSISATTRKPRPGEENGRDYFFLTEDEFKKHIESGSFVEWALVHENYYGTLKSVVERMLAGGQGVILEIDVQGALRVRDAMPEAVLIFVQPPSMDELVGRLELRNTETEEELNRRLKNAEGEMVLAGKYDYVVINDEIDRAVTELEEIVREAEHKS, encoded by the coding sequence ATGGTGGATGCGGAACGAAAGGTTTTCGTAATCTCTGGTCCATCAGGAGTCGGAAAGGGGACCTTGACCCAAGAACTTCTTAGGCGGGTCCCCTCAATCACTCGTTCGATCTCAGCGACGACGAGAAAGCCGCGACCGGGAGAGGAGAACGGACGAGATTATTTTTTTCTCACTGAAGATGAGTTCAAGAAACATATCGAGAGCGGGTCTTTCGTCGAGTGGGCGTTAGTCCACGAAAACTATTACGGGACTCTCAAGTCGGTAGTCGAGCGGATGCTCGCGGGTGGACAAGGCGTAATACTCGAAATCGATGTGCAGGGCGCCTTGCGGGTAAGAGACGCGATGCCCGAAGCGGTTCTCATTTTCGTACAGCCGCCCTCCATGGACGAGCTTGTCGGCCGTCTCGAACTTAGAAACACGGAGACTGAAGAGGAACTAAATAGGCGACTGAAGAACGCCGAAGGCGAGATGGTTCTTGCCGGTAAATACGATTATGTGGTAATAAATGATGAGATAGATAGAGCCGTCACAGAGCTGGAAGAGATTGTGCGGGAAGCGGAGCACAAAAGTTAG
- the rpoZ gene encoding DNA-directed RNA polymerase subunit omega: MVSRVPIDKLLGKVDSRFTLVIEAAKRARQINDYFNAVKRHDMVRVRPPRIGDMSSKPLTIAFQEIADDRVVYERTVEGIK; the protein is encoded by the coding sequence ATGGTAAGCAGAGTTCCGATAGACAAGCTGTTAGGAAAAGTAGATAGCAGGTTTACTCTCGTTATCGAGGCAGCCAAGAGAGCCAGGCAAATAAACGATTATTTTAATGCAGTCAAGCGCCACGATATGGTGCGCGTGCGGCCGCCGCGGATAGGTGATATGTCGAGCAAGCCGTTGACCATCGCGTTTCAGGAGATTGCCGACGACAGAGTAGTTTATGAGCGGACTGTCGAAGGCATCAAATAA
- the coaBC gene encoding bifunctional phosphopantothenoylcysteine decarboxylase/phosphopantothenate--cysteine ligase CoaBC — translation MTETTLKDKSILLGVTGGIAAYKAADLAGKLTQAGAVVKTIMSENATRFVGPLTFQALTGQPVVTDLFAPGSDGSIQHVSLADEADLVVVAPATANILAKAAHGIADDVLSTTLLAARGPIVMVPAMNNHMWDNPATQANLLTLQERGVNILAPEVGRLACGSEQAIGRFPKTETILGYLKDLLMTADILSGKTIIVTAGGTHEPIDAVRFIGNRSSGKMGYALAERAKARGAEVILISGPTGLRAPAGVRLIEVETALEMRQAVIDNLPGSAALIMAAAVADFRAAGRADGKIKKERMGDSITLELNPDILHEAAGHKDRGVIIGFAAESENIIANATLKLEKKKLDLVVANDIGRSDAGFGSDFNLAVLIDHDGPRGEFAMYRKSDLASEIIDWLARALGGDVDS, via the coding sequence ATGACGGAGACGACCTTGAAAGATAAGAGCATACTCCTTGGCGTGACGGGAGGGATAGCCGCCTATAAGGCGGCCGATTTGGCCGGCAAACTGACGCAGGCCGGTGCCGTCGTCAAGACGATAATGAGCGAGAACGCCACGCGTTTCGTGGGCCCGTTAACATTTCAAGCGCTGACGGGGCAGCCGGTCGTTACCGACCTATTCGCCCCCGGCTCGGACGGTTCTATTCAGCATGTCTCGCTCGCGGACGAGGCCGACCTGGTAGTCGTGGCGCCCGCGACCGCGAACATTCTGGCCAAAGCCGCGCATGGAATCGCCGACGACGTTCTCTCCACAACACTGCTGGCCGCACGGGGGCCGATTGTGATGGTCCCGGCGATGAACAACCATATGTGGGATAATCCGGCCACGCAAGCCAATCTGCTGACCCTTCAGGAGCGCGGCGTAAATATACTGGCGCCGGAGGTGGGGAGGCTGGCTTGCGGGAGCGAGCAGGCAATTGGGCGATTCCCAAAAACCGAGACGATACTCGGATATCTTAAAGACCTTTTAATGACGGCCGACATTCTCTCCGGTAAGACAATAATAGTAACGGCGGGCGGTACGCATGAGCCGATTGACGCGGTACGTTTTATCGGCAACCGCTCATCCGGCAAGATGGGATATGCCTTAGCCGAGCGGGCAAAAGCCCGCGGCGCTGAGGTTATTTTAATCAGCGGACCGACCGGCCTCCGCGCGCCGGCGGGAGTGCGGCTCATCGAGGTCGAGACGGCGCTTGAGATGCGCCAGGCGGTCATCGACAATCTTCCGGGTTCGGCTGCGCTAATCATGGCCGCCGCCGTAGCCGACTTCAGGGCGGCCGGCAGGGCCGACGGGAAGATAAAGAAAGAGCGGATGGGTGATAGTATCACCTTAGAGTTAAACCCCGATATTCTCCACGAAGCGGCGGGGCATAAAGATCGCGGCGTTATCATCGGTTTCGCCGCCGAGTCCGAGAACATCATCGCTAACGCGACTTTGAAGCTGGAGAAGAAGAAGCTGGACCTGGTCGTCGCCAACGACATCGGGCGCTCGGACGCCGGCTTCGGAAGCGATTTCAACCTGGCGGTCCTCATCGACCACGATGGGCCGCGGGGCGAGTTCGCGATGTACCGCAAGTCCGATTTGGCTTCGGAAATAATCGATTGGCTCGCGCGCGCCCTCGGCGGCGACGTTGATTCTTGA